In Moorella sp. Hama-1, a single genomic region encodes these proteins:
- the addB gene encoding helicase-exonuclease AddAB subunit AddB: MALRLVLGRAGSGKTRFCLEEIRAALAEGPAGPALILLTPEQATLQMEMDLHRVAPGPGFSRAQVLSFRRLGWRVFQEAGGAAREHLGEMGKRMTLRAIVQDRREELALFASLAESPGFIEQLAHTVAELKLYRVEPADLERLAADYRQSGRGDTILGRKLHDLALIYAELENRLAVRYLDPDDYLTLLARRLPETSFIKGALVWVDGFNGFTPQEEAVLQALMAAAGRVTVTLCLDPSLSHQQPGETELFHPTAVTCQRLRRLALAAGVNMEPDLALRGTPPRFQAAPALAHLEACFGRWPLQPFNGPPDGIRLVAAANRRVEVEAAAREILRLARDEGLRFREMAVLVRDLEPYHDLIVNIFRDFNIPFFIDRRRPVGHHPLIELVRAALETVLENWAYDPVFRYLKSDLVPVARRIVDRLENYVLAHGIRGRQWLDERPWTFRSNRDLTPAAAAPAGGQAASVPDTLDPALAALNRYRLGATAHLRRLHRAVQGRTLTVREITAALFNLLQELRVPRILAAWRRRALAAGELDAAQEHEQVWDGLMDLFDELITGLGDTPLGLEEYATILDAGMEGLKLRLIPPALDQVVVGTLDRSRQPELQAALILGVGEGVLPARLPEDATFSDREREELQAAGLELAPTGSLRLYHEEYLAYLALTRSRRFLWLSYPLADSEGRALAPSPLVRRLRQLLPQLTEESAGLDLPGGEADLEYVTTPRQAAGYLARLSSRRRELPHLWQEVYQWLAAHQEASRWLGLLLGARYRNQAEPLAPGVVARLFPPPLHTSISRLETYAACPFRYFLAYGLGLQEREVYRVDPAGMGQFYHAALKLFVEELQARGRDWGSLSDQEEAALLDQVVAALVPALQHEILSSSARYGYLRRQLTRTLQQVLGVLGEHARRGEFRPLLVEASFGRRGELPPLELEVAPGQRIILEGRVDRIDVARYQGQLYLRVIDYKSSQTDVNLERVYYGLSLQLPLYLGAALAAVPRLLGTAAAPAGILYFAVRNPVIRQRLPVRGEAEVAKLHRQELKMRGLVLDEPEIIRLMDREVERNPDLLPVRLNKDGRPRKGSPVAGREEMSLLLDLARTRAAGLAGAILAGRVDISPYRQGTRRGCDFCPYHPVCGFDLQIPGPAYRRLGVLKGEDFWQAARRVLREE, translated from the coding sequence TTGGCTTTACGTCTGGTCCTCGGCCGCGCCGGGTCGGGCAAGACGCGCTTCTGTCTCGAAGAAATCAGGGCGGCCCTGGCTGAAGGGCCGGCGGGTCCGGCCCTCATCCTCCTGACCCCCGAGCAGGCCACCCTGCAGATGGAAATGGATCTACATAGGGTCGCCCCGGGACCGGGCTTTAGCCGCGCCCAGGTCTTGAGCTTCCGCCGCCTTGGTTGGCGGGTCTTCCAGGAAGCCGGGGGCGCCGCCCGGGAGCACCTGGGGGAGATGGGCAAGCGCATGACCCTGCGGGCTATTGTCCAGGACCGGCGGGAGGAGCTCGCCCTCTTTGCCTCCCTGGCTGAGAGCCCCGGCTTTATCGAACAACTCGCCCACACCGTCGCCGAACTGAAGCTCTACCGGGTGGAGCCGGCCGACCTGGAGCGGTTGGCAGCAGATTACCGGCAGAGTGGCCGGGGGGATACCATCCTCGGCCGCAAGCTCCACGACCTGGCCCTGATTTACGCCGAACTGGAGAATCGCCTGGCCGTACGCTACCTGGACCCCGACGACTACCTGACCCTGCTGGCCCGGCGGTTGCCGGAGACTTCCTTTATTAAAGGTGCCCTGGTGTGGGTGGATGGCTTCAACGGCTTTACCCCCCAGGAGGAAGCCGTCCTCCAGGCCCTGATGGCTGCAGCCGGCCGGGTGACGGTCACCCTCTGCCTGGACCCTTCCTTAAGCCACCAGCAGCCGGGGGAAACGGAGCTTTTCCACCCCACGGCCGTAACCTGCCAGCGCCTGCGGCGCCTGGCCCTGGCCGCCGGGGTAAATATGGAACCCGACCTGGCCCTCAGGGGCACGCCGCCCCGCTTCCAGGCAGCCCCGGCCCTGGCCCACCTGGAGGCCTGTTTTGGCCGCTGGCCCCTGCAACCCTTTAACGGCCCCCCGGACGGCATCCGCCTGGTGGCGGCGGCCAACCGCCGGGTAGAGGTGGAGGCTGCCGCCCGGGAGATCCTGCGCCTGGCCCGGGACGAAGGTTTGCGCTTCCGGGAGATGGCCGTCCTGGTGCGCGACCTGGAGCCCTACCACGACCTTATCGTTAATATATTCCGCGATTTTAACATTCCCTTTTTCATCGACCGCCGGCGGCCGGTGGGCCACCATCCCCTTATCGAGCTGGTACGGGCCGCCCTGGAGACGGTGCTGGAAAACTGGGCCTATGACCCCGTCTTCCGCTACCTGAAGAGCGACCTGGTGCCCGTTGCCCGGCGCATAGTCGACCGGCTGGAGAACTACGTCCTGGCCCACGGTATCCGCGGCCGCCAGTGGCTGGACGAACGGCCCTGGACCTTTAGATCCAACCGCGACTTGACGCCGGCTGCGGCGGCGCCGGCCGGGGGCCAAGCTGCCAGTGTACCTGACACCCTTGACCCGGCCCTGGCGGCCCTTAACCGTTACCGGTTGGGGGCCACGGCCCACCTGCGGCGCTTGCACCGGGCCGTCCAGGGCCGGACCCTGACGGTACGGGAGATTACTGCTGCCCTCTTTAACCTCCTCCAGGAGCTGCGGGTGCCCCGGATCCTGGCTGCCTGGCGCCGCCGGGCCCTGGCTGCCGGGGAGCTGGACGCCGCCCAGGAACACGAGCAGGTCTGGGACGGCCTCATGGACCTCTTTGATGAACTTATAACCGGACTGGGGGACACCCCCCTGGGACTAGAAGAGTATGCGACCATTCTGGACGCCGGGATGGAAGGGTTGAAGCTGCGGCTGATTCCCCCGGCCCTGGATCAGGTGGTGGTGGGTACCCTGGACCGCTCCCGGCAGCCGGAACTCCAGGCGGCCCTGATCCTGGGGGTGGGGGAAGGGGTGCTGCCGGCGCGGCTGCCGGAGGACGCCACCTTCAGCGACCGGGAAAGGGAGGAACTGCAAGCGGCCGGCTTGGAGCTGGCCCCCACGGGCTCGCTACGCCTTTACCACGAGGAATACCTGGCCTACCTGGCCCTGACCCGCTCCCGGCGTTTTCTCTGGCTGAGCTACCCCCTGGCCGACAGTGAGGGCCGGGCCCTGGCGCCCTCACCCCTGGTGCGCCGGCTGCGCCAGCTCCTGCCGCAGCTAACGGAAGAAAGCGCCGGCCTGGATCTACCCGGCGGCGAGGCCGACCTGGAATACGTCACCACCCCGCGGCAGGCAGCCGGTTACCTGGCCCGGCTCTCCAGCCGCCGCCGGGAACTACCTCACCTCTGGCAGGAGGTCTACCAATGGCTGGCCGCCCATCAGGAGGCCTCCCGGTGGCTGGGGCTCCTCCTGGGCGCCCGTTACCGCAACCAGGCCGAACCCCTGGCGCCTGGAGTGGTGGCGCGCCTTTTCCCCCCGCCCCTGCATACCAGCATTTCTCGCCTGGAAACCTATGCCGCCTGCCCCTTCCGTTACTTCCTGGCCTATGGTTTGGGCCTCCAGGAGAGGGAGGTCTACCGGGTGGACCCGGCCGGTATGGGCCAGTTTTACCACGCTGCGTTGAAACTCTTTGTGGAGGAGTTGCAGGCCCGGGGCCGTGACTGGGGCAGCCTCAGCGACCAGGAGGAGGCAGCCCTTTTAGACCAGGTGGTAGCCGCCCTGGTGCCGGCCCTCCAGCACGAGATCTTGAGCAGCAGCGCCCGCTACGGCTACCTGCGCCGCCAGCTCACCCGGACTTTGCAGCAGGTCCTGGGGGTCCTGGGCGAGCACGCCCGGCGGGGGGAGTTTCGCCCCCTGCTGGTGGAGGCTTCCTTTGGCCGCCGGGGGGAGCTGCCCCCCCTGGAGCTGGAGGTCGCCCCGGGCCAGAGGATCATCCTGGAGGGCCGGGTGGATCGCATCGATGTCGCCCGCTACCAGGGGCAGCTTTACCTGCGGGTCATTGATTATAAAAGCAGCCAGACGGATGTAAACCTGGAGCGGGTATATTACGGCCTCTCCCTGCAGCTGCCCCTCTACCTGGGGGCCGCCCTGGCGGCGGTACCCCGCTTACTGGGCACGGCCGCGGCGCCGGCCGGTATCCTTTATTTCGCCGTCCGCAACCCGGTAATCCGCCAGCGGTTGCCGGTGCGGGGAGAGGCCGAGGTGGCCAAACTCCACCGCCAGGAGTTAAAGATGCGCGGCCTGGTCCTGGATGAGCCGGAAATAATCCGTCTTATGGACCGGGAGGTGGAGCGTAACCCGGACCTGCTGCCGGTACGCCTCAATAAGGACGGCCGCCCGCGCAAGGGTTCACCGGTAGCCGGCCGGGAGGAAATGAGCCTCCTCCTGGACCTGGCCCGGACCCGGGCCGCCGGGCTGGCCGGGGCCATCCTCGCCGGGCGGGTGGACATCAGCCCCTACCGCCAGGGGACCAGGAGGGGCTGCGACTTCTGCCCCTACCACCCGGTGTGCGGTTTTGACCTGCAGATCCCCGGCCCGGCCTACCGCCGCCTGGGCGTACTGAAGGGTGAAGACTTCTGGCAGGCCGCCCGGCGGGTGTTAAGGGAGGAATGA